The following coding sequences are from one Devosia yakushimensis window:
- a CDS encoding TolC family outer membrane protein translates to MMMRKNLVASVLALSLAAWSVGGAQAQSITQALTAAYNYAPELASAQLAAKSSAENIALAKAGKLPTIGASIGGTYDFSTAGSFTDSAALNAGLSYSQTIFDNYKTDAQIEAARAGAEAAEYQIRNTEQNVLLAVVQAYMDVLSNRQLVALRQENVNFYQAQLQSAKDRLDVGEGTRIDVAQAEARLAQGDATYRASQASLEISQATFARYVGAPPQSLDASHNYGRLIPNSLQGALSEAETGHPAIMLAKAAIRAAQASSDAASAAFGPTASVSGRIGTSVSDPGGMAAGVSGQLGFSITVPIYAGGAIGAGVRQANLDQIKSEVDAMGAYDQIRAAVIAAWAGIQSADAQISAAQAAVSAGREVLEGTIQERDLGTSTTLDVLNSQAELTTARESLINAQTNKVIATFSLLSSMGRLTAGNLGLPVEVKTAVQYNQAVEDVWQELRTVAE, encoded by the coding sequence ATGATGATGCGTAAAAATTTGGTCGCAAGTGTGCTGGCCCTGAGTTTGGCGGCCTGGAGCGTCGGCGGCGCACAGGCGCAATCGATTACACAGGCGCTGACCGCCGCCTATAATTATGCACCCGAGCTGGCTTCTGCCCAGCTGGCGGCCAAGTCCTCCGCCGAGAATATTGCCCTGGCAAAGGCCGGCAAGCTCCCAACCATCGGCGCCTCGATCGGCGGCACCTATGATTTTTCGACCGCCGGCTCGTTCACCGACTCCGCCGCGCTGAACGCGGGCCTGTCCTACAGCCAGACCATCTTCGACAACTACAAGACCGATGCGCAGATTGAAGCGGCCCGCGCTGGCGCTGAAGCTGCCGAATACCAAATCCGCAATACCGAGCAGAATGTGCTGCTTGCCGTCGTTCAGGCCTATATGGATGTGCTGAGCAATCGCCAGCTCGTTGCCCTGCGGCAGGAAAACGTCAATTTCTATCAGGCTCAGCTGCAGTCCGCCAAGGACCGGCTGGATGTCGGCGAGGGCACGCGTATCGATGTTGCCCAGGCCGAGGCGCGTCTGGCCCAGGGCGATGCGACCTATCGTGCCTCCCAGGCGAGCCTGGAAATCAGCCAGGCGACCTTTGCTCGCTATGTTGGCGCGCCGCCGCAAAGTCTCGACGCCTCGCACAATTATGGCCGCCTGATCCCCAATAGCCTGCAGGGCGCTCTGTCCGAGGCCGAGACCGGCCACCCGGCAATCATGCTGGCCAAGGCGGCCATTCGCGCGGCCCAGGCCAGCAGCGACGCCGCGTCCGCGGCATTCGGGCCTACCGCGTCGGTTTCGGGCCGCATCGGTACCAGCGTGTCCGATCCGGGTGGCATGGCCGCAGGCGTCAGCGGCCAGCTTGGCTTCTCGATCACCGTGCCGATCTATGCTGGCGGCGCCATCGGCGCCGGCGTGCGCCAGGCCAATCTCGATCAGATCAAGTCCGAAGTTGACGCGATGGGCGCCTATGATCAGATCCGCGCCGCTGTTATCGCCGCCTGGGCCGGCATCCAGAGTGCCGACGCGCAGATTTCCGCCGCGCAGGCCGCCGTGTCCGCTGGTCGCGAAGTGCTCGAAGGCACCATTCAGGAGCGCGATCTTGGCACCAGCACCACGCTGGACGTGCTCAACTCCCAGGCCGAGCTGACCACCGCCCGTGAATCGCTGATCAACGCCCAGACCAACAAGGTCATCGCCACTTTCTCGCTGCTCTCGTCCATGGGCCGCTTGACGGCCGGCAATCTGGGCCTCCCCGTCGAGGTCAAGACTGCGGTTCAGTACAACCAGGCCGTCGAAGACGTCTGGCAGGAATTGCGCACCGTCGCCGAGTAG
- a CDS encoding benzoate/H(+) symporter BenE family transporter, whose protein sequence is MQTEATLAVGRREFLQPIMAGALAAVVGYASTFTLVLAALTAAGASPQQAGSGLFSVCLAIGVLNIVVSSRLKLPVSFAWSTPGVAFLLTVGEPTGGFPAVAGAFLVAAGLIVLTGLIKPLARLIAAIPAAIANAMLAGMLLTLCLAPINAVAEMPLLALPILLAWVIGLRFAKRYAVPIAVVVTGIVLATTTHLPPGTLDGTWPSLVPVMPVFTLDAIIRIGLPLYVVTMASQNLPGLAVMKANGFELAPAPLFVMTGLASAVTAFFGGHTSNLAAITAAICAGPEAHPEKSKRWPAPVAAGVCYLFLGAAASLAAAFIAASPPLLIQAVAGLALLSSLAAALSGALVIEESRLPAIFTFVTTASGITIVGVGAPFWGLVGGIAILILLRLGIALPKGPGAK, encoded by the coding sequence ATGCAGACTGAGGCCACCCTTGCCGTTGGCCGGCGCGAGTTTCTGCAGCCGATCATGGCGGGCGCATTGGCGGCCGTGGTGGGCTATGCCAGCACGTTTACGCTGGTGCTTGCAGCGCTGACAGCGGCGGGGGCTTCGCCGCAACAGGCGGGGTCGGGGCTGTTTTCGGTGTGCCTGGCCATTGGCGTGCTCAATATCGTGGTCAGTTCGCGGCTCAAGCTGCCGGTGAGTTTTGCCTGGTCGACGCCGGGCGTGGCTTTTCTTTTGACCGTGGGCGAGCCGACGGGCGGATTTCCTGCGGTGGCGGGGGCGTTTCTGGTGGCCGCGGGGCTGATTGTGCTGACGGGACTGATCAAGCCGCTGGCCCGGCTGATCGCGGCGATTCCGGCGGCGATCGCCAATGCCATGCTGGCGGGCATGTTGCTGACGCTGTGCCTGGCGCCCATCAACGCGGTGGCGGAAATGCCGTTGCTGGCGCTGCCAATTCTGCTGGCCTGGGTGATCGGGCTGCGGTTTGCCAAGCGTTATGCGGTGCCGATTGCGGTGGTGGTGACGGGAATCGTGCTGGCGACGACGACGCATCTACCGCCCGGAACGCTGGACGGCACCTGGCCGAGCCTGGTTCCGGTGATGCCGGTGTTCACGCTGGACGCCATTATCCGCATCGGCCTGCCGCTTTATGTGGTGACCATGGCGTCGCAGAACCTGCCGGGGCTGGCCGTGATGAAAGCCAATGGCTTCGAGCTGGCGCCGGCGCCACTCTTTGTGATGACGGGATTGGCCAGTGCAGTAACGGCATTTTTCGGCGGCCATACCAGCAATCTTGCCGCGATTACCGCCGCGATTTGCGCGGGACCGGAAGCGCATCCGGAAAAGAGCAAGAGATGGCCAGCACCGGTGGCGGCGGGGGTCTGTTATCTCTTTCTCGGTGCGGCAGCGAGCCTGGCTGCCGCCTTTATCGCAGCCTCCCCGCCCCTACTGATCCAGGCGGTGGCGGGATTGGCGCTGCTGTCGAGCCTGGCGGCGGCGCTTTCGGGGGCATTGGTGATCGAGGAATCACGGTTGCCGGCGATCTTCACCTTTGTCACCACCGCATCCGGCATTACCATTGTCGGGGTCGGGGCACCGTTCTGGGGGCTGGTGGGCGGCATCGCCATATTGATCCTGTTGCGGCTGGGGATCGCCTTGCCGAAAGGGCCGGGCGCCAAGTGA
- a CDS encoding protein-L-isoaspartate O-methyltransferase family protein, whose amino-acid sequence MVDYERARRFMVDNQLRTSHITDRRILAEMGRLPREQFLPEPRRPLAYIDDVQPLGPAGSARFMPAPATFAKLLQLADIAATDRVLDLGAGAGYSTAVIAGLCQAVLGLEEDAQLAAAATGNLAALGLANAAMRAGTAADVAGQRYDVIMVEGAVDSVPEALFALLEEDGRLVALVRGGGVAVAHVFVKSHGSVAARAEFNATLPPLYAGPRPVEFVF is encoded by the coding sequence ATGGTGGACTACGAGCGCGCGCGCCGCTTCATGGTGGACAATCAACTGCGCACCAGCCACATCACCGACCGTCGGATTCTGGCGGAGATGGGGCGGCTGCCCCGTGAACAGTTTCTGCCCGAACCCCGCCGCCCTCTCGCCTACATAGATGACGTGCAGCCCCTGGGCCCGGCCGGTTCGGCCCGGTTCATGCCGGCGCCGGCAACCTTTGCCAAGCTGTTGCAGCTGGCCGATATCGCCGCCACCGATCGGGTGCTCGATCTGGGGGCAGGGGCAGGCTATTCCACCGCTGTCATCGCCGGTCTCTGCCAGGCCGTCCTTGGTCTTGAGGAAGACGCGCAATTGGCCGCGGCCGCCACCGGAAATCTGGCTGCGCTGGGGCTCGCCAATGCCGCCATGCGCGCCGGCACGGCCGCGGACGTGGCTGGTCAGCGCTATGATGTCATAATGGTGGAGGGTGCGGTTGATAGCGTGCCCGAAGCCCTGTTTGCTCTGCTCGAAGAAGATGGGCGGCTGGTCGCCCTGGTTCGCGGGGGCGGCGTTGCCGTTGCCCATGTCTTCGTCAAATCTCATGGAAGCGTTGCGGCGCGGGCGGAATTCAACGCTACGCTGCCTCCGCTTTATGCCGGGCCGCGTCCGGTAGAGTTCGTATTCTGA
- the mobA gene encoding molybdenum cofactor guanylyltransferase, with protein MSAPYAVIIAGGQGQRLGGVRKRDIRIGGIRLIERVRQALGAVNPPVLVATGPGEAPVLDDGMLAIADLDGPVGGPLAGLAAAIEALQRRGIHQGIVVSAAVDTPFLPAGFGDAMAAALGDADAIYAAWGEAFYPPNAAWRIEALSALPGQVRDGTAPNSLKALYGRLKGTRLDWTAGYERDPFANLNTLADLTSLQRRARGL; from the coding sequence GTGAGCGCGCCCTATGCCGTCATCATTGCCGGCGGACAGGGCCAGCGGCTGGGCGGGGTGCGCAAGCGCGATATCAGGATTGGTGGGATCAGGCTGATCGAACGGGTGCGGCAGGCGCTTGGCGCGGTGAACCCGCCGGTATTGGTGGCCACGGGGCCGGGTGAGGCTCCGGTGCTCGACGATGGCATGCTGGCGATTGCTGATCTCGACGGCCCCGTCGGCGGTCCCTTGGCGGGGTTGGCGGCGGCAATCGAGGCGCTGCAGCGCCGGGGCATTCACCAAGGCATTGTGGTTTCGGCGGCTGTCGATACGCCCTTCCTGCCAGCGGGATTCGGCGATGCGATGGCCGCGGCGCTGGGGGATGCGGACGCGATTTATGCGGCCTGGGGGGAGGCCTTCTACCCGCCCAATGCGGCCTGGCGCATAGAGGCGCTCAGCGCCCTGCCCGGCCAGGTTCGCGATGGAACCGCGCCCAACAGCCTCAAGGCCCTGTATGGGCGCCTAAAGGGGACCAGGCTTGACTGGACCGCAGGGTATGAGCGCGATCCATTTGCCAATCTCAATACGCTGGCGGACCTGACGAGCCTGCAGCGCAGAGCGCGTGGCTTGTGA